GCTGTTGGGGCATAGCAAGTTCGACATGACCTTGCAGATCTACGTTCATCCCATCGTCAACGGCAGTCGGCGTCACGAAGCAATAGACCGAGCTGCCGGCGCGCTTCTCGCACTCACCGATGCGACAAATTCGCGACATGGCTAGCTAAGCCATTGAAGTAAAAGCCCACTCGGGTGTTCGATGCCCACCCAGGCCAACCCTGATATTATCGTTTATAAACAATAAGTTAGGCCCTCTTGGACCCGTCCGGAGGGCCTTTTTCACATGCGACAAGGCCATTCGCCAAAAACCAAGGCGATACAAGGCGTTACGGCGCGCCCACGCGACAACGGCGCGACATGGACGCGACATGGACGCGACAAGAGACAGCCCCTCGAACGGGGCATTTTGACCAGGGTTGGGCGCCCGAAATCCGGCCCCTCCCACGCGACCCTCACCATGGAGAAGTATCATGAACGCACAGCCGTCCGCTGAGGCGGGCACCCTCGTTTGGGGCTTGGGCAACATCGCCAAGCACCTGGGCATCACGAAGCGGCAGGCCCATTACCAGCACGAAAAGGGCAACCTGCCGACCTTCAAGCCGCCCGGCACGAACAAGATCGCCGCGCGCCGGGAAAGCCTCGATGAGCTGGTGAAGGGGTGGGAGGCCGCCGGCCGGACCGACGGCGCCGGCGCTGAGAAGGACCCCGGCCATGAGTGACCCTCTGGTGCGGGTGTCCGGTCTATCCCTCCTCGATGGGGAACCGGACGAGCGGGGGCGCCTGCCCCTCGCGTGCCTCGACGTGCTGGTGGGGGGCGTGTGGCTCCACCGCTGCACGCTCGTCCGAGCCGAGGGCGGAGAGCTGGCCGTCCAGCCGCCCGCGGTCTTCGGCAAGGCGTTTGCCCGGCGAGCGGAGCGGGGAACCGATCATGCGGCCTGGGCAGCGGTCAACGCGGCGGCGCTGGCCGCTTACCGAACGGCAGGGGGCACGGAGGCCGCCGCGCCCGGCGCCGGGCCGGATGAGTGAGTGTCCGTGTCATGACCATGGTGTGGAACACGGACCTCAAGAGCACACCGAAGTTCGTGCTGCTTCGGTTGGCAGACTTCGCGGCCGATGATGGCGGGAAGGTTTTCCCTGGTGTGAAACGGGTAGCGAGGGACACCGGCCTGTGTCTCCGCGCTGTGCGGGACGCCTACCGTGTGTTGGAGGACTGCGGGGTGCTGGTGATGGTGGCTGCGGAAGATCCCGCAAACCACCTGCCTAGGGAATACCGGATCGACCTCGACCGCCTCCGTGAGCTTGCCGTTGCGAGTTCGCCGACCGCTGATGAGTTGGACATTCCGACCACACCACCCCCGGCACCAGATGCCGTACCCCCCGGCATCTCCTGCCTCCCTCCCCGGCACCAGATGCCGCACCCCCCGGCACCAGATGCCGTACCCCCCCGGCACCAGATGCCGCCAATCCATCATAAAGAACCACCAAGAATCCAGAATCAGACTCTATCGCTCGACCTGGGGGGCGAAGAGGCGCGACTGCCGCCCCCTGAACCGGACATCGAGGCCGCGTTCGCCGAGTGGTGGGCCGCCGTCCCACGCAAGGTGGCGAAAGGGGCGGCGTTGCGCGCCTACCGATCCGCCCTGAAGCACGCCACGCCCGCCGACCTCCTGGCCGGCATCCGCCGCTATGCGGACGAGGTGCGGGGGCGGGAGGAGCGCTTCATCGCACACCCTGCAACGTGGCTGAACGGCCAGCGCTGGCTTGATGAGCCGGGCCGGCAAGGAGTCGACCATGCCCAACGTGACCAAGCTTCCCGCCCCATCAGGAACGGGTTCGTCGCCGTCGCTCTCGAAGAGGCTGAGCGACGCCACCAAGACGCCCCAAACGATCCTGCCCGATGGGACGGCCCAACCCTCGACTTGGACCCTGCCGGAGACGGTGGCGCCTGACCTGCAGCGGGAGGCCGCAGCGGCGTTGCCGGCGCTGGCCGAGTGGATGGGGCCGGCGGACGAGGACACCGTGCGCCGCTGGCTGGCGGACCTGGGCGTTCTGGTTGCCGGGACGATGGGCGTGGAGGAGGCGCGGGCCAAGCTGGCGGCCTACTCCCGCCTGTTGGCCGACGATTACCCGCGTCTCGCGTTCACGGAACGCACGCTGATCGCCGCGGGCCGCCGGTTCAACACGTACTTCCCGACGTTCGGGAAGGTCGCGGAGTTCTTGGACGAGCTGGCGGTGGAACTGCGCACGAAGGTCAACCGCGTGCAGGCCCTGGCCGTGCCGCCACGCCAGCGCCAGCGGGACGCCGAGGACGAGCCGGTGAGCCTGGAGCAGCGCCAGCGCATGGGCGAGCTGTTCGGCATTCTCGGCAAGGCCCTGACCTCCGGGGACTGGAGCGCGGTGGACGCGGAGTGCCAGCGGATCGAGGCGCGCGGGAGCCGAGATGGCGTAGAGCCGCCTGGGGCGCTGCTGTAGCGCGTTCTGCGCTGTAGGGGTGTCCGAGTGGCAGGGGAAAGCCAGAGCCACGCCAGCGGTCACCGGAGGCGCGCGGAAGGGGTATCCAGGGCTCGGGACAGCGTGCGGGTCCTTCCGAGAGGGCGAAGACCCGGGGGCAGCACCCGCCCCATGTCGCGAGGATTTTCCGGCCCTGGGTTCAATGAAACCACAAGGTTTCGAAACCGCCGGCCGATGACAACCCATTGACTCTGCGTGTGAAACAGCCCGTGCGCCACGGCGCGGCAGTTTCCAAGGCCGCGGTTTCCTAGCGAAAGCAGCAAAAACAGTTTCGTTGACCCGTTCTTTGAGAAGCGTTACGTCTGAACCAGATTAGGACTCCAGACCTGAGGGGATGACATGGACCCGACCCAGACTTTCACCGCCGGACAGGTCGAGGACCTGACCGGCCTTTCCTCCGAAACTTTGCGCGTTTGGCGCCGTCGCGGCTTCATCCCGCCGAACCCGGGCGGTGGGTGGGCGCGGTACACCTTCAGCTCCGTCGTTCTGATCGGCGTTCTTCAGGACCTGACCGCGAACCACCGCCTCGACGTCAGTGAGGCGCATGACAAGTTCGTGCGCGGCGCTGGAGGGATCTACATCCGTGAGGCTGCGGACGCGGCCCTGAACGGCCAGCCGGACATGTGGGTGGCGGTGCTGACCGGCGACGTGGACGAACACGACGGACGGGCCTGGACCGTCACGACGACCGACAACCCGGCGACGATCTTCACCGGCATGCAGTCGCCGCGCAGCGTCGTGGCGGTGAACGTTGGCGATGTCGCCCGCAAGGTCCTGGCCCGCATCGAGCGGGTGGAGGGCAGCGACGATGACGACGCCGAATAACGACCCGGCCAGCGCCGTCAGCACGCGGGCCGGGTCGCTGGCGCCGTCCACCTTCAACGCCGACCGGCGCGAGGTAGAGGTGACCGCTTCCTCCGGCGCCGACGTGCGGCGCGTGGGCATGCGGCCGGATGCGACTTGGGGTGCCTGGAGGGAACGCCTCGACGTTGCCGGGGTGGATCTCTCCCGCTTTACCGGCGCGTCCGTCCTTCGCGACCATCGGCCGTCCACCGATGCCGTTGTCGGTTCGGTTCTCAGCGCGCGGAAGTCCGGCGGAGAACTCCGCGCCATGCTGACCTTCGATACGACCGACGCGGGCGAGCTGGCGTTTCAGCAGGTTCAGCAGGGCTCAATCCGCCAAGTCTCGCTGGGCTACTTCGTGCAGGAATGGGCCGCTGGCCCCTCCGACGACATCGCCGAGCCGCTGTTCATCGCGCGGCGCTGGCAGCCCGTCGAAATCTCCATCGTCGCAATCGGCGCCGATCCTGCGGCGCGCACCCGAAGTGTAGAGGGAATCACCATGACCACCCAGACCACCCCGGCGCCGCAGCACCAGCCCGCTCCCGCCACGGACAGCCGTGCGGAGCTGCTCGACCACATCCTGTCGCGGGCGACCTGCCCGCAGCTCGCGCTTCCGCCCGACATGGTTCAGCGCGCGGCGGCGGACCCGAGCATGACGATCCAGCGCTTCAACGAGATGGTGGTCGATCACGTCGCCGCCCAGCCGTCGAACCAGCGCAACATCAACCCGCACATTCAGATGTACGACAGCCACGATGATCCCGTGACGACGCGGGCGTTCATGGCCGAGGCCCTGGCCGCGCGCTTGGCGCCCGGCCTGGTCAAGCCGGGCGACCGGGCGCGGGAATATATGGGCTGCTCGGCCATGGGCATGGTCGGCGAGCTGCTGGCCGCGCGCGGCGAGAACGTGAACCGGCTGAACCACAAGGAGATGATGAAGCGGGTTCACACCACCAGCGACTTTCCGCTGTTGCTGGAAAGCGCGGCGAACAAGGTGCTCCTGGCGCAGTACGCCGCGGCCGCGCCGACGTATCGGCTGTGGGCGGCCCGGCGCGGCTTCAACGACTTCAAGCCGGCGAAGTTCCTGCGTGTGGGCGACTTCCCGAGCCTCAAGCCCATGGCCGAGGTTGGCGAGCTGAAGTACGGCACAATGAGCGAGAACCGGGAAACCGTGTCGGCGAAGGAATACGCCAGCGGCATCATCTTGAGCCGGCAGACCCTGGTAAACGACGACCTGGGCGCGCTGGGTGATTACGCCATGATGATTGGCGTCCGCACCGCCGCGGACGAAAACCGGATGGTCTATGGGCTGCTCAACAGCAACCCAACGCTCGCTGACGGCAAGGCCCTGTTCCATGCCGCGCACGGCAACCTCGCCGCCGGCGCGGCGATCAACGTCGAAAGCGTGGGAAAGGCCGTGGCACTGCTGCGGAAGCAAAAGAGCCTCGACGATATCCCGCTCAACCTCGCCCCGCGCTTCCTTGTGGTCGGTCCGGACGGCGAGCTGGCCGGGCGCCAGCTCCTGGCCGCCATCGTCGCGAACCAGTCCAGCGCCGTGAACCCCTGGGCCGGGCTGATGGAGCTGGTGGTGGATGCGAACATCGAGGGCACGGCGTGGCACCTGTTCGCCGACCCGTCGCTCTGCCCCTCGATCGTGTTCGGCTACGTCGGCGACGCGGAAGGGCCGCAGATCCTCACCGAAGCCGACTTCGATACGCAGGCGGTGAAGGTCCGGGCCTCGATCGACTTCGGCTATGGCGCCATCGACCACCGCGGCGCGGTCAAGAATCCGGGCGCCCCCTCAAGCTAAGGGGCGCTGCACAGAATGCGCGGCGATCTCGAGGGCGACACGGCCAGCCCAACAACGGAAAGCCCAATCCCTCCGCGCAACCGACTGGGGTCGGTGTCATGGGGTCAATTGGGCAAGGCCTCTCCTACCTCCGGCGCCGTGGCGCCACCCACCTTCGCAGGTGACCCATGAGCGACATTCGCATTGCGGAACTGACCGTCGACAACAAGAAGGCGATGGCCGCCCTTGGCGACGTCGCCAAGGTCATGGACTCGGTCGGTGGGGGGCGGAGACCAACACGAAACGCCTTGCCGGGGTGACGCGCGAGTTCGGCGCCCTGGCCCGTGCCAGCGGGGTTTATGTCGATGCGTCCGACCGCATGGCCCGCGCGACGGAGCAGGCGGACAGGGCGCTGGCGAAGAAGCTGATTACCGAAACGCAACACGCCAGAATCCTCGAAACCGCACGGCTCAAGTACGACGAGACCGCCGCCGCCAGCGCGCGGGAGGCGAAGGCCGTTGAGGACCTCACGCGCCGTCTCGACCCGGCTGCGGAACGCACTCGCCAGCTCGCTCATGACCAAGAACTGTTGAACCGCGCGCTGGCCGGTCAGGTTAGCGGAGTCAAGCTGTCGGAGGAACGGCACGCCGAACTTTCACGCCGCCTGCAAGAGACCGGCGCCGCCACCACCGTCGCCGCCGTGGGGGCGGGACGAATGAAGGGTGCCATGGGCAACTTGGGGCTCCAGCTCCAGGATGTGGCGGTTCAGGCGCAGATGGGAACCAGCGCCTTCACGATCCTGGCGCAGCAAGGTCCACAGGTCGCCTCCGCCTTCGGTCCTATGGGCGTGGCTATCGGAACGGTGGTGGCGGTGGCATCGGTCGCCGCCGGGGTTCTGTTCAAGCTGGGGGACGAGACAGGAAAGTCGGCGAAGGAAATCGACACCTTCGGCGACGTGCTGGGCGTGTTCGAGGGGCGGGCGCGCGAGACAGGGAAGTCGGTTGACGACCTGTCCGACCGATACCGCGCACTCGGTGGCGAACTACGCGCCCTCTCGAAACTGGCCCTGCAAGCTGACCTTGCCACCCTGACCGAGAAGCGGACGAAGGACCAGAAAGCTGCATGGGACACGATCCGCAACGCAACGATGGCCGGCGTGCAGGACGCGCCGGCAGCGCTGAGCGCCCTGCAACAGCTCGGCAGAGATAAGGACCTCACCGCCTTCCTGGGCAAGCTCCAGGCACTGAACGCACAAGGTGCGGTGAAGCTGATGCGCGATGAGGACGTGCGCGCCCTCTTGGAGACGGGGGAGGCGATCCGCGTTGCCGAGGCGCGTATGGCCGATCTGGAAGGCAGGGCGACCGAGGCGCAGAAGGCGCTGTTGGGCTATGCCGAAGCAGCGCGGGAGGCCGCGAAAACCAGCCGCGATCTGGCTCTTGCGGAGGGACAGGCCGCCGCGTCGCTGTTCGTGCAGGAAGATGACCTCGACGCCAAGATTAAGGCGCTGAAGGGCGGTGAATCCGCCATGCGGGCCTATGCCCAAGAACAGGTGAAGGTTACCGCCTACAAGAAGGCGTTTGATGACGCAATCACTTCCGGAATGCCGATCCTCTATGCCCAAGAGACGGCGAACCGGATTGCAGCGAAGGCGGTGGAGGCATACCGGCTCGAACAGCAGCGGGGAGTCGACGCCACCAACCGCGCAGCCGCCGCACAGGCCGAGGGTGCCCAGAAGGTCGCCGCTGCGCATGGGGTGTCTTCCGCCGCGGTGCGGGAGGCGACGATTCAGCAGCAAGCGATGGTCGAGGCCGCGCGCAGCACCACCGAATCCTATGATGCGATCGTTGTCCGGCTGCGCAAGATCGATGAGGCGCAGCGCGCGGTTCAGGCCGCGCAATTCAGGGCCAGTATGCGCGATCAAGCCGCCGACGCCGAGCGGCTGGCGAACGCCTGGGCCAAGGGTGGTGCAGCGGCGGCCCGCGAAGCGGCCCTGGCGAACGAGGTACTGGCGGAGGCCCGCAAACGCGGGCTGGACGCTGAGCGAGACGCCGCACAGGTGCGCTCCATCACCGAAGATATGGCGGGCCGCGATCTGGCGCAGCGACAGCTCCGGTTCACCCAGATGGCGGACGAGCAACGCCAGCAAGTCGAGATGGCGAACGCCGAATTCCAGATGCTCGGCATGAGCAACGCGGCCCGCGCTGAGCAAATCGCGATCATCCAGAAGATGAACGACCTGAAGGCGTTGGGTGTGGACATGACCGACGCCGGCACCGACGCATTCATCACAGACGGCGAAGGCGATGATGTCGCCGTCACCGCCATCTTCGAGGAGGCCCTTCAATGAGCTGTTGCAACCTCGCCTTCAGCGCCGACCGGATCATCTGCGTGACGGACACGCTCGTCTATAACCTGAAGGGCGACCCGCTGCGCCTGTGCGATACGAAGGCCCGTGTTTTCCGATAATCGGGGTTTCGCGGTCACCTATCGCGGGATCGAGATGGTGGGCGAACCCATCGTCCAGGCGCTGGCCGTGCACGATGACGTGATCCACGCCGTCGAAGGCACGCGGACCATGTTGGAGGGCCTGCCGCTCGATGACGCGCCGGTCTTCATCGCGTCGCGCGGGATCGAATTCACGATCTTCGGCAAGAACCGGGATGGTGGGCTTGCTGTGGCCCGCGTGGTCCGGGAGCCGGGGGAACCGGTGTGCACGACCTGGCTTGCGCCGTCCGTGCATCTGATGCCGGCGCCGCCCGCCGCGGTGAAGCTGCCCGCGGAAGCGGACGTTGACCGGCTGGTCAAGCTGAGCCTCGCGCAGTGGAAGGCCAAGGCCCACTACGCGAACTGGGGCTGCATCGGCGGGCAAATGACCCTCACGACCGCGACCGCCGCCGGGGTCGCGCAAACCGTCATCGGGACCTATCCCGACTATGCGGAGCTGTCCGCCCGGTTCGGGCGGGTGGAGCGGCGCCATGCTGCGTAGCGAAGCGCGGCGCATGGCCCAGCGCGTCGAGAGGGATGCAACTCGCACCGGTCTCAAGGTGACGGAGCGGATCAACGCCGTTCTGACGATGGATGTGCCGTACGAAGAGAAGATTGCAGCTCTGAAGGAGGCCGAAGAGAAGGGTGAACGTGAACTCACGTGGGTAATCGACAGAGCGTGCAAAATTCTTCGTGAGCAAGGCGTTGATACTCTGGACATCGGCAAATACAGGGGTGGCGCCTTTTCGTCCGTCTACCGGATGAAGGAGAACGTCCGGAAGGTCAGGGACATCATCGAGGAACAGCGAGTGGTTGACGGCATTTGGAGCGATGCCCTGGAGTGACGTCGCTTCGAAGCCTGCCGCGGACCCGGCTGGGGCGGGCCTGTAACACACCTTGACCGCCCTGTGTTGCGGCCTGTAACACAGGGTGTGTTACGCACTGTGTTACAGGTGATCCGCCATGGCGACCCCGACCATTTCAGTTCGCGTATCTCCAGAACATCAAGGGCTTGTCCGAGACGTGGCGGCCCGGCTGAAGGCCGATCCCGGCTTTGCTGACGTGCTGCGCGCCGCGCTGGGGGAGGGTGTGACACAGCCTGTCATACAGCCTGTGACACAGCCTGTGTTACGGCTTGGATCGCGGGGTGTGTTGCAGGCCGCAACACAGGTGGACGGCCAGCCCGCGCACCAGATCCAGCCCGATCCCACACCCGAAGGCCAGCCCGATCCCGCGGCCGGCGCTATAGCCGATGTCCTGCGCCGTGTGGAGGTGCTGGAG
The window above is part of the Azospirillum sp. TSH58 genome. Proteins encoded here:
- a CDS encoding phage tail length tape measure family protein, coding for MTREFGALARASGVYVDASDRMARATEQADRALAKKLITETQHARILETARLKYDETAAASAREAKAVEDLTRRLDPAAERTRQLAHDQELLNRALAGQVSGVKLSEERHAELSRRLQETGAATTVAAVGAGRMKGAMGNLGLQLQDVAVQAQMGTSAFTILAQQGPQVASAFGPMGVAIGTVVAVASVAAGVLFKLGDETGKSAKEIDTFGDVLGVFEGRARETGKSVDDLSDRYRALGGELRALSKLALQADLATLTEKRTKDQKAAWDTIRNATMAGVQDAPAALSALQQLGRDKDLTAFLGKLQALNAQGAVKLMRDEDVRALLETGEAIRVAEARMADLEGRATEAQKALLGYAEAAREAAKTSRDLALAEGQAAASLFVQEDDLDAKIKALKGGESAMRAYAQEQVKVTAYKKAFDDAITSGMPILYAQETANRIAAKAVEAYRLEQQRGVDATNRAAAAQAEGAQKVAAAHGVSSAAVREATIQQQAMVEAARSTTESYDAIVVRLRKIDEAQRAVQAAQFRASMRDQAADAERLANAWAKGGAAAAREAALANEVLAEARKRGLDAERDAAQVRSITEDMAGRDLAQRQLRFTQMADEQRQQVEMANAEFQMLGMSNAARAEQIAIIQKMNDLKALGVDMTDAGTDAFITDGEGDDVAVTAIFEEALQ
- a CDS encoding MerR family transcriptional regulator; translation: MDPTQTFTAGQVEDLTGLSSETLRVWRRRGFIPPNPGGGWARYTFSSVVLIGVLQDLTANHRLDVSEAHDKFVRGAGGIYIREAADAALNGQPDMWVAVLTGDVDEHDGRAWTVTTTDNPATIFTGMQSPRSVVAVNVGDVARKVLARIERVEGSDDDDAE
- a CDS encoding prohead protease/major capsid protein fusion protein yields the protein MTTPNNDPASAVSTRAGSLAPSTFNADRREVEVTASSGADVRRVGMRPDATWGAWRERLDVAGVDLSRFTGASVLRDHRPSTDAVVGSVLSARKSGGELRAMLTFDTTDAGELAFQQVQQGSIRQVSLGYFVQEWAAGPSDDIAEPLFIARRWQPVEISIVAIGADPAARTRSVEGITMTTQTTPAPQHQPAPATDSRAELLDHILSRATCPQLALPPDMVQRAAADPSMTIQRFNEMVVDHVAAQPSNQRNINPHIQMYDSHDDPVTTRAFMAEALAARLAPGLVKPGDRAREYMGCSAMGMVGELLAARGENVNRLNHKEMMKRVHTTSDFPLLLESAANKVLLAQYAAAAPTYRLWAARRGFNDFKPAKFLRVGDFPSLKPMAEVGELKYGTMSENRETVSAKEYASGIILSRQTLVNDDLGALGDYAMMIGVRTAADENRMVYGLLNSNPTLADGKALFHAAHGNLAAGAAINVESVGKAVALLRKQKSLDDIPLNLAPRFLVVGPDGELAGRQLLAAIVANQSSAVNPWAGLMELVVDANIEGTAWHLFADPSLCPSIVFGYVGDAEGPQILTEADFDTQAVKVRASIDFGYGAIDHRGAVKNPGAPSS